The following proteins are co-located in the Euwallacea fornicatus isolate EFF26 chromosome 16, ASM4011564v1, whole genome shotgun sequence genome:
- the LOC136344166 gene encoding uridine phosphorylase 1 isoform X3 — MTDFKIAKCVQSENSENSPAEPDPAIRYPDGTVKLRNPHIELMDQDILYHIALGSESHDLVEMFGDVKFVCMGGTPKRMENFAQYIMKEIGYKLPTGTTLMDISQYSYRYSMYKVGPVLSVSHGMGVPSIGILLHEMIKLMYHAKCRDPIFFRIGTCGGLGLEPGTVVISDQAVDGLGNHYYSVPILGKIVKRPAVFDKKLVREMKALASPDDPYETTVGTTMCAEDFYEGQGRTDGAFCDFTEADKLEYLENLMKKGVSNIEMEALPFSALTHQAGIKAAIVCVTLLNRLKGDQVAAPKEVMNEYQQRPQTLVARYIKRYLQTKGRLTSFDGHGSIAVKSPRSHLG; from the exons ATGACTGACTTTAAAATAGCCAAATGTGTTCAGAGTGAAAATAGTGAAAACAGTCCAGCCGAGCCCGACCCTGCAATCAG ATATCCAGATGGAACAGTCAAACTTCGTAATCCACACATCGAACTCATGGATCAGGATATTCTCTACCATATCGCCTTGGGTAGCGAATCACACGATTTAGTAGAGATGTTCGGTGACGTCAag tTTGTATGTATGGGAGGTACCCCTAAGAGAATGGAAAACTTCGCTCAATACATTATGAAAGAAATCGGCTACAAACTACCCACTGGAACTACCTTAATGGATATCAGTCAATACTCCTATCGTTACAGTATGTACAAGGTTGGGCCAGTTTTGTCAGTCAGT CATGGAATGGGAGTGCCTTCCATTGGAATTCTTCTGCACGAGATGATAAAGCTGATGTACCACGCGAAATGCCGGGACCCCATATTCTTTAGGATCGGTACCTGCGGAGGTTTGGGGCTGGAACCTGGAACTGTGGTTATCTCCGATCAAGCGGTGGACGGACTAGGAAATCATTACTATTCAGTG CCAATACTAGGAAAAATAGTGAAAAGACCCGCAGTCTTCGACAAGAAGTTAGTCAGAGAGATGAAAGCTTTGGCAAGTCCTGATGATCCTTACGAAACTACTGTGGGAACTACCATGTGTGCTGAGGATTTTTATGAAG GACAGGGTCGCACTGACGGAGCCTTCTGCGACTTCACTGAAGCGGACAAACTTGAGTACCTGGAGAATCTGATGAAAAAAGGAGTGTCGAACATTGAAATGGAAGCTTTGCCCTTTTCAGCCCTAACTCATCAGGCTGGCATTAAAGCTGCGATTGTTTGTGTGACCTTGTTGAATAGACTTAAAGGAGATCAG GTGGCTGCCCCCAAAGAAGTAATGAACGAATACCAGCAGCGACCTCAAACCTTGGTGGCCCGATACATAAAAAGGTACCTCCAGACTAAAGGCCGATTGACCTCCTTCGATGGGCACGGCTCCATAGCCGTGAAGAGCCCCAGAAG tcATCTAGGATAA
- the LOC136344166 gene encoding uridine phosphorylase 1 isoform X1, producing the protein MTDFKIAKCVQSENSENSPAEPDPAIRYPDGTVKLRNPHIELMDQDILYHIALGSESHDLVEMFGDVKFVCMGGTPKRMENFAQYIMKEIGYKLPTGTTLMDISQYSYRYSMYKVGPVLSVSHGMGVPSIGILLHEMIKLMYHAKCRDPIFFRIGTCGGLGLEPGTVVISDQAVDGLGNHYYSVPILGKIVKRPAVFDKKLVREMKALASPDDPYETTVGTTMCAEDFYEGQGRTDGAFCDFTEADKLEYLENLMKKGVSNIEMEALPFSALTHQAGIKAAIVCVTLLNRLKGDQVAAPKEVMNEYQQRPQTLVARYIKRYLQTKGRLTSFDGHGSIAVKSPRRFKLVQQESQTFE; encoded by the exons ATGACTGACTTTAAAATAGCCAAATGTGTTCAGAGTGAAAATAGTGAAAACAGTCCAGCCGAGCCCGACCCTGCAATCAG ATATCCAGATGGAACAGTCAAACTTCGTAATCCACACATCGAACTCATGGATCAGGATATTCTCTACCATATCGCCTTGGGTAGCGAATCACACGATTTAGTAGAGATGTTCGGTGACGTCAag tTTGTATGTATGGGAGGTACCCCTAAGAGAATGGAAAACTTCGCTCAATACATTATGAAAGAAATCGGCTACAAACTACCCACTGGAACTACCTTAATGGATATCAGTCAATACTCCTATCGTTACAGTATGTACAAGGTTGGGCCAGTTTTGTCAGTCAGT CATGGAATGGGAGTGCCTTCCATTGGAATTCTTCTGCACGAGATGATAAAGCTGATGTACCACGCGAAATGCCGGGACCCCATATTCTTTAGGATCGGTACCTGCGGAGGTTTGGGGCTGGAACCTGGAACTGTGGTTATCTCCGATCAAGCGGTGGACGGACTAGGAAATCATTACTATTCAGTG CCAATACTAGGAAAAATAGTGAAAAGACCCGCAGTCTTCGACAAGAAGTTAGTCAGAGAGATGAAAGCTTTGGCAAGTCCTGATGATCCTTACGAAACTACTGTGGGAACTACCATGTGTGCTGAGGATTTTTATGAAG GACAGGGTCGCACTGACGGAGCCTTCTGCGACTTCACTGAAGCGGACAAACTTGAGTACCTGGAGAATCTGATGAAAAAAGGAGTGTCGAACATTGAAATGGAAGCTTTGCCCTTTTCAGCCCTAACTCATCAGGCTGGCATTAAAGCTGCGATTGTTTGTGTGACCTTGTTGAATAGACTTAAAGGAGATCAG GTGGCTGCCCCCAAAGAAGTAATGAACGAATACCAGCAGCGACCTCAAACCTTGGTGGCCCGATACATAAAAAGGTACCTCCAGACTAAAGGCCGATTGACCTCCTTCGATGGGCACGGCTCCATAGCCGTGAAGAGCCCCAGAAGGTTTAAATTGGTGCAGCAGGAATCGCAGACCTTTGAGTaa
- the LOC136344166 gene encoding uridine phosphorylase 1 isoform X2 → MTDFKIAKCVQSENSENSPAEPDPAIRYPDGTVKLRNPHIELMDQDILYHIALGSESHDLVEMFGDVKFVCMGGTPKRMENFAQYIMKEIGYKLPTGTTLMDISQYSYRYSMYKVGPVLSVSHGMGVPSIGILLHEMIKLMYHAKCRDPIFFRIGTCGGLGLEPGTVVISDQAVDGLGNHYYSVPILGKIVKRPAVFDKKLVREMKALASPDDPYETTVGTTMCAEDFYEGQGRTDGAFCDFTEADKLEYLENLMKKGVSNIEMEALPFSALTHQAGIKAAIVCVTLLNRLKGDQVAAPKEVMNEYQQRPQTLVARYIKRYLQTKGRLTSFDGHGSIAVKSPRRFKLSSRIT, encoded by the exons ATGACTGACTTTAAAATAGCCAAATGTGTTCAGAGTGAAAATAGTGAAAACAGTCCAGCCGAGCCCGACCCTGCAATCAG ATATCCAGATGGAACAGTCAAACTTCGTAATCCACACATCGAACTCATGGATCAGGATATTCTCTACCATATCGCCTTGGGTAGCGAATCACACGATTTAGTAGAGATGTTCGGTGACGTCAag tTTGTATGTATGGGAGGTACCCCTAAGAGAATGGAAAACTTCGCTCAATACATTATGAAAGAAATCGGCTACAAACTACCCACTGGAACTACCTTAATGGATATCAGTCAATACTCCTATCGTTACAGTATGTACAAGGTTGGGCCAGTTTTGTCAGTCAGT CATGGAATGGGAGTGCCTTCCATTGGAATTCTTCTGCACGAGATGATAAAGCTGATGTACCACGCGAAATGCCGGGACCCCATATTCTTTAGGATCGGTACCTGCGGAGGTTTGGGGCTGGAACCTGGAACTGTGGTTATCTCCGATCAAGCGGTGGACGGACTAGGAAATCATTACTATTCAGTG CCAATACTAGGAAAAATAGTGAAAAGACCCGCAGTCTTCGACAAGAAGTTAGTCAGAGAGATGAAAGCTTTGGCAAGTCCTGATGATCCTTACGAAACTACTGTGGGAACTACCATGTGTGCTGAGGATTTTTATGAAG GACAGGGTCGCACTGACGGAGCCTTCTGCGACTTCACTGAAGCGGACAAACTTGAGTACCTGGAGAATCTGATGAAAAAAGGAGTGTCGAACATTGAAATGGAAGCTTTGCCCTTTTCAGCCCTAACTCATCAGGCTGGCATTAAAGCTGCGATTGTTTGTGTGACCTTGTTGAATAGACTTAAAGGAGATCAG GTGGCTGCCCCCAAAGAAGTAATGAACGAATACCAGCAGCGACCTCAAACCTTGGTGGCCCGATACATAAAAAGGTACCTCCAGACTAAAGGCCGATTGACCTCCTTCGATGGGCACGGCTCCATAGCCGTGAAGAGCCCCAGAAGGTTTAAATTG tcATCTAGGATAACGTAA
- the LOC136344166 gene encoding uridine phosphorylase 1 isoform X5 has product MTDFKIAKCVQSENSENSPAEPDPAIRYPDGTVKLRNPHIELMDQDILYHIALGSESHDLVEMFGDVKFVCMGGTPKRMENFAQYIMKEIGYKLPTGTTLMDISQYSYRYSMYKVGPVLSVSHGMGVPSIGILLHEMIKLMYHAKCRDPIFFRIGTCGGLGLEPGTVVISDQAVDGLGNHYYSVPILGKIVKRPAVFDKKLVREMKALASPDDPYETTVGTTMCAEDFYEGQGRTDGAFCDFTEADKLEYLENLMKKGVSNIEMEALPFSALTHQAGIKAAIVCVTLLNRLKGDQVAAPKEVMNEYQQRPQTLVARYIKSHLG; this is encoded by the exons ATGACTGACTTTAAAATAGCCAAATGTGTTCAGAGTGAAAATAGTGAAAACAGTCCAGCCGAGCCCGACCCTGCAATCAG ATATCCAGATGGAACAGTCAAACTTCGTAATCCACACATCGAACTCATGGATCAGGATATTCTCTACCATATCGCCTTGGGTAGCGAATCACACGATTTAGTAGAGATGTTCGGTGACGTCAag tTTGTATGTATGGGAGGTACCCCTAAGAGAATGGAAAACTTCGCTCAATACATTATGAAAGAAATCGGCTACAAACTACCCACTGGAACTACCTTAATGGATATCAGTCAATACTCCTATCGTTACAGTATGTACAAGGTTGGGCCAGTTTTGTCAGTCAGT CATGGAATGGGAGTGCCTTCCATTGGAATTCTTCTGCACGAGATGATAAAGCTGATGTACCACGCGAAATGCCGGGACCCCATATTCTTTAGGATCGGTACCTGCGGAGGTTTGGGGCTGGAACCTGGAACTGTGGTTATCTCCGATCAAGCGGTGGACGGACTAGGAAATCATTACTATTCAGTG CCAATACTAGGAAAAATAGTGAAAAGACCCGCAGTCTTCGACAAGAAGTTAGTCAGAGAGATGAAAGCTTTGGCAAGTCCTGATGATCCTTACGAAACTACTGTGGGAACTACCATGTGTGCTGAGGATTTTTATGAAG GACAGGGTCGCACTGACGGAGCCTTCTGCGACTTCACTGAAGCGGACAAACTTGAGTACCTGGAGAATCTGATGAAAAAAGGAGTGTCGAACATTGAAATGGAAGCTTTGCCCTTTTCAGCCCTAACTCATCAGGCTGGCATTAAAGCTGCGATTGTTTGTGTGACCTTGTTGAATAGACTTAAAGGAGATCAG GTGGCTGCCCCCAAAGAAGTAATGAACGAATACCAGCAGCGACCTCAAACCTTGGTGGCCCGATACATAAAAAG tcATCTAGGATAA
- the LOC136344166 gene encoding uridine phosphorylase 1 isoform X4, translating to MSASDEERDEYPDGTVKLRNPHIELMDQDILYHIALGSESHDLVEMFGDVKFVCMGGTPKRMENFAQYIMKEIGYKLPTGTTLMDISQYSYRYSMYKVGPVLSVSHGMGVPSIGILLHEMIKLMYHAKCRDPIFFRIGTCGGLGLEPGTVVISDQAVDGLGNHYYSVPILGKIVKRPAVFDKKLVREMKALASPDDPYETTVGTTMCAEDFYEGQGRTDGAFCDFTEADKLEYLENLMKKGVSNIEMEALPFSALTHQAGIKAAIVCVTLLNRLKGDQVAAPKEVMNEYQQRPQTLVARYIKRYLQTKGRLTSFDGHGSIAVKSPRRFKLVQQESQTFE from the exons ATATCCAGATGGAACAGTCAAACTTCGTAATCCACACATCGAACTCATGGATCAGGATATTCTCTACCATATCGCCTTGGGTAGCGAATCACACGATTTAGTAGAGATGTTCGGTGACGTCAag tTTGTATGTATGGGAGGTACCCCTAAGAGAATGGAAAACTTCGCTCAATACATTATGAAAGAAATCGGCTACAAACTACCCACTGGAACTACCTTAATGGATATCAGTCAATACTCCTATCGTTACAGTATGTACAAGGTTGGGCCAGTTTTGTCAGTCAGT CATGGAATGGGAGTGCCTTCCATTGGAATTCTTCTGCACGAGATGATAAAGCTGATGTACCACGCGAAATGCCGGGACCCCATATTCTTTAGGATCGGTACCTGCGGAGGTTTGGGGCTGGAACCTGGAACTGTGGTTATCTCCGATCAAGCGGTGGACGGACTAGGAAATCATTACTATTCAGTG CCAATACTAGGAAAAATAGTGAAAAGACCCGCAGTCTTCGACAAGAAGTTAGTCAGAGAGATGAAAGCTTTGGCAAGTCCTGATGATCCTTACGAAACTACTGTGGGAACTACCATGTGTGCTGAGGATTTTTATGAAG GACAGGGTCGCACTGACGGAGCCTTCTGCGACTTCACTGAAGCGGACAAACTTGAGTACCTGGAGAATCTGATGAAAAAAGGAGTGTCGAACATTGAAATGGAAGCTTTGCCCTTTTCAGCCCTAACTCATCAGGCTGGCATTAAAGCTGCGATTGTTTGTGTGACCTTGTTGAATAGACTTAAAGGAGATCAG GTGGCTGCCCCCAAAGAAGTAATGAACGAATACCAGCAGCGACCTCAAACCTTGGTGGCCCGATACATAAAAAGGTACCTCCAGACTAAAGGCCGATTGACCTCCTTCGATGGGCACGGCTCCATAGCCGTGAAGAGCCCCAGAAGGTTTAAATTGGTGCAGCAGGAATCGCAGACCTTTGAGTaa
- the LOC136344166 gene encoding uridine phosphorylase 1 isoform X6: MDQDILYHIALGSESHDLVEMFGDVKFVCMGGTPKRMENFAQYIMKEIGYKLPTGTTLMDISQYSYRYSMYKVGPVLSVSHGMGVPSIGILLHEMIKLMYHAKCRDPIFFRIGTCGGLGLEPGTVVISDQAVDGLGNHYYSVPILGKIVKRPAVFDKKLVREMKALASPDDPYETTVGTTMCAEDFYEGQGRTDGAFCDFTEADKLEYLENLMKKGVSNIEMEALPFSALTHQAGIKAAIVCVTLLNRLKGDQVAAPKEVMNEYQQRPQTLVARYIKRYLQTKGRLTSFDGHGSIAVKSPRRFKLVQQESQTFE; encoded by the exons ATGGATCAGGATATTCTCTACCATATCGCCTTGGGTAGCGAATCACACGATTTAGTAGAGATGTTCGGTGACGTCAag tTTGTATGTATGGGAGGTACCCCTAAGAGAATGGAAAACTTCGCTCAATACATTATGAAAGAAATCGGCTACAAACTACCCACTGGAACTACCTTAATGGATATCAGTCAATACTCCTATCGTTACAGTATGTACAAGGTTGGGCCAGTTTTGTCAGTCAGT CATGGAATGGGAGTGCCTTCCATTGGAATTCTTCTGCACGAGATGATAAAGCTGATGTACCACGCGAAATGCCGGGACCCCATATTCTTTAGGATCGGTACCTGCGGAGGTTTGGGGCTGGAACCTGGAACTGTGGTTATCTCCGATCAAGCGGTGGACGGACTAGGAAATCATTACTATTCAGTG CCAATACTAGGAAAAATAGTGAAAAGACCCGCAGTCTTCGACAAGAAGTTAGTCAGAGAGATGAAAGCTTTGGCAAGTCCTGATGATCCTTACGAAACTACTGTGGGAACTACCATGTGTGCTGAGGATTTTTATGAAG GACAGGGTCGCACTGACGGAGCCTTCTGCGACTTCACTGAAGCGGACAAACTTGAGTACCTGGAGAATCTGATGAAAAAAGGAGTGTCGAACATTGAAATGGAAGCTTTGCCCTTTTCAGCCCTAACTCATCAGGCTGGCATTAAAGCTGCGATTGTTTGTGTGACCTTGTTGAATAGACTTAAAGGAGATCAG GTGGCTGCCCCCAAAGAAGTAATGAACGAATACCAGCAGCGACCTCAAACCTTGGTGGCCCGATACATAAAAAGGTACCTCCAGACTAAAGGCCGATTGACCTCCTTCGATGGGCACGGCTCCATAGCCGTGAAGAGCCCCAGAAGGTTTAAATTGGTGCAGCAGGAATCGCAGACCTTTGAGTaa